In Paralichthys olivaceus isolate ysfri-2021 chromosome 13, ASM2471397v2, whole genome shotgun sequence, the following are encoded in one genomic region:
- the setd2 gene encoding histone-lysine N-methyltransferase SETD2 isoform X4: MLSNHFLPKGTKTKVNLEDQSRQKVSFSFAQTKKPLQSLFFIPTSPEKSVPEPQTAPDKGGQSTDSKTEQKQTPMVPTSIEEMPQTPVSSATKLKPDLAKMHFKKQILSVTANEEKSTPVMPEEQHLPESQVLQKLASETEFPTPQPQNIVSVCPSENTHIEASETRATLSLKKPAASSGKDAETSSSTEPDNKVYKRKTRSQSDSAPPGSESDGDSVQMSSSHISVDSKSKTNSDSRSKEVKKSSSGSHVEEKERSSLKRSENHERSSSYSKSDRDSRHTSSRSARSDKDRRRTRSRSRSRSRGSRTSSSHSRSERSRGDRGSRSERSYYHDSDRRSHRSSPRRDRRSPRSRTDRTRDSSDSEDDHRKTRTRTSDSSRSSGHSSSHKDSKSSSYSKSEKVYKSADSPHSLEMDKRTQSSRSERTSKRLSDSDSQRKCSPDPDSSYRKSSSHHKAETNSKSSSHSLHTHSQSYEKCQKSSSSDSDVDHKGKSQASDKSSSSDEKSKNSLKKTSWPDCKQMTPSRSSVKTTGHDRQSDDIFQSSGKAPSCATTTDICSQVKKEKSDSHQEGSEQTYPDVKEMVSCTEKDLQDSSPKGAKETQPDLEIENNNISAITSSESLKYVNAALENLTHINDSLSSNNRPHVDTGAVVLDSSSVNDSVVCSQDTKIGDCSSEPQSLPCTADMPAAHDVQFEAKTVELNKVDKQSDSSVLLKQESSCLESENQLTCGQQSMDPVKKSSGTKKSRWDIVGQDTSESDNSQRTLSAESKPTVKKVISVKKIEFSKDNNQQDSEGKDNIQQEAETHSTPVKQTKISKQEVGSDNTSVAGKKKDQSEPSQASTSIDHCDLKLTDEPLQVNDTSQVDAAAEIRSWNGNDEQLKDSYQKCKMTKRTSLHQDALGGLSEASDSDNSEYDSDCGEAIKRLHSVVVVPKNSSLTMDAHDAGASCSPMNISELHNDHIAPDVNMHEIPNQVSSQQSQGSLPTVFGENSGPAAGANDLSSSRVWCQSQSNMIDSTSHSEGSSTVSALPYTAGHISAHGSATDSAHSHDTSRHCEPGQKQSVLGEHMYAHINDHSGLICWDFSQPEQPSSTYQQPDSSHGPQLLNTKLTGSFSKEQEHRQSTVAWNHQSPNMQTSRKLYLHAHEHYQDPAGEIHPDSLTNDHDDYSGDKSSNLSKSVVEWTGLNITGSSSFVQGHEISSNSRGSVVPDPPREDNFRPHRGRGPPKKRRPEIESDSDNEAEAGPAGKRDRQGEADTPKEAPVKAEVLRPSLMLQDFRDANKWKEHSRSKKMPPYFDLIEENLYLTERKKSKSHRDIKRMQCECPVLPREERSRGALACGEDCLNRLLMIECSSRCLNGVYCSNRRFQMKQHADFEVILTEDKGWGLRAAKDLIPNTFVLEYCGEVLDHKEFKTRVKEYARNKNIHYYFMSLKNNEIIDATLKGNCSRFMNHSCEPNCETQKWTVNGQLRVGFFTTKAVPAGTELTFDYQFQRYGKEAQKCFCGAPSCRGFLGGENRVSVRAAGGKMKKDRSRKSALTTVDEELEALLENGEGLYDEKQVVSLCRLMVRVETMEQKLICLKLIQDTQNPSCLKQFLDHHGLSLLWIFMVELSEAKGNSANNIKLQLEIMKTLGVLPISTKNMLEESRVLTFIQRWAQTKTLLHPAEMDGYSSENTSRAQTPLNTPDGSSTKMGPELDADASKPAVFRRLKIISENSLDSALSDASKASDGKEEDDEDDDEEEDEPSHAGLPDSKQLKADPVFEAADPTKDATEETEKEVKEETEEKEENEEKVEKEEKEEEAAMSSSSQDQAQIEEVNEKMELDLEKKDIEMKEDTSEVLKDELQTESKETSEEQEHVVEQTSLEVTEKAELESDQSAVKITEPESHPIKTEVADLPSEQPLEQMEPQTETQEADKPLGNEVQPGESATDVLPSTEIPEATMSSEVTVAPVDPSVIGTPSQDEEEGVSDVESERSQEPQLNALDICGMATRLLESWKDLKEVYRIPKKSQVEKEANDRSRDRDTALTPRTTSGSREREREKERERDRERDYDRDRDRDRDRDRDRDRDRDRDRDWDRDRDRDRDRDRDRASDKTPRSSERRRRRSASPPPSSYERSSRRTEERFDPSNSNKTPRGVGGKERNKLSTEERRKLFEQEVAQREAQKQQQQLQQQQQQQQQQLQTMAYDPALAYASSPGFITYPPGYPIQTFVDPTNPNAGKVLLPTPAVEPTLNYEETPPQRLVSDLGLTSPSSTSQATPVSNLPQHITTANLTTGTPQQYAQPTVATQDGGVAVLSVPAQTAPQVQSQQSYTTLWDPTTQQAVTVQTQPAQQYATAPAQAQTQTAIYYQGQPCQTIYSIPTAYPQANTPVIQAYTEPTTSYLHGQSVYPAHQQGVVVQQGGTVTTIVTSQTVQQEMIVPNNVIDLPPPSPPKPKTIVLPPNWKVARDPEGKIYYYHIATRQTQWDPPTWDGSSDNTSVDHESEMDLGTPTYDENPSKFSTKTAEADTSSELAKKSKETFRKEMSMFIVQCLNPYRKPDCKLGRISNTEDFKHLARKLTHGVMNKELKACNNPEDLECNENVKHKTKEYIKKYMQRFGSVYRPKEDTEVY, from the exons ATGCTCTCCAACCATTTCTTGCCTAAGGGGACCAAGACAAAGGTCAACCTAGAGGATCAGAGTCGCCAGAAAGTGTCCTTCAGCTTCGCGCAGACCAAGAAGCCACTGCAGAGCCTGTTCTTCATCCCTACCAGCCCTGAAAAGTCTGTCCCCGAACCCCAGACTGCCCCAGACAAAGGAGGGCAGAGTACAGACagtaaaacagaacaaaagcaGACACCCATGGTGCCAACATCAATAGAAGAGATGCCTCAAACACCAGTCTCCTCAGCCACTAAACTGAAACCGGACTTAGCAAAGATGCATTTCAAGAAGCAAATTCTCAGTGTCACTGCAAATGAAGAGAAATCCACACCGGTTATGCCAGAGGAGCAGCATTTACCAGAATCACAGGTTTTGCAAAAGTTAGCAAGTGAGACTGAATTCCCAACACCTCAGCCTCAGAATATCGTCAGTGTCTGCCCATCTGAGAATACTCACATTGAAGCTTCTGAAACAAGGGCAACCTTGAGCCTCAAGAAGCCTGCTGCTTCCTCAGGAAAAGATGCAGAGACTTCTAGCAGTACTGAGCCGGATAATAAGGTATACAAAAGGAAAACCAGGTCCCAGTCCGATAGTGCTCCCCCTGGCTCAGAATCTGATGGAGATTCAGTCCAGATGTCTTCCAGTCATATTTCTGTTGActcaaaaagtaaaacaaactcTGACAGCAGAAGCAAAGAGGTAAAAAAGTCTTCCTCTGGTTCACATGtagaggaaaaggaaagaagttCTTTGAAGCGGTCAGAGAATCATGAAAGGTCTTCGAGTTACTCCAAATCAGACCGCGATTCGAGACATACATCATCACGATCAGCTCGATCAGACAAAGATCGCAGGAGGACCAGGTCTAGGTCACGGTCTCGATCACGAGGATCTCGAACTAGTTCATCTCACTCCAGATCAGAGAGgtccagaggagacagaggttCGCGCTCTGAGAGATCATACTATCATGATTCTGACCGGAGATCACACAGGAGTTCTCCCCGCAGAGACAGAAGAAGCCCTCGTTCTCGCACTGACAGAACTCGAGACAGTTCTGACTCCGAGGATGACCACAGGAAGACGAGGACAAGGACAAGTGACTCGAGTAGATCGTCTGGTCATTCAAGCTCACACAAAGACTCAAAATCATCCTCCTACTCAAAATCTGAGAAAGTCTACAAATCTGCAGATTCTCCTCACTCTTTAGAGATGGATAAAAGAACACAATCATCAAGGTCTGAAAGGACATCAAAACGATTATCTGACTCTGATTCCCAGCGCAAGTGCTCTCCTGATCCGGACTCAAGTTACCGTAAATCTAGCAGCCATCACAAGGCAGAGACCAACAGCAAATCTTCATCTCACAGTCTGCATACCCACTCTCAAAGTTATGAAAAATGCCAAAAAAGCAGCTCCAGTGACTCTGATGTGGATCATAAGGGAAAATCACAAGCCTCTGACAAAAGCTCCAGTTCAGACGAGAAAAGTAAAAACTCCCTAAAGAAAACCAGTTGGCCAGACTGCAAACAGATGACACCCTCTAGATCGTCTGTGAAAACCACTGGACATGATAGACAATCAGATGATATCTTTCAGAGCTCTGGCAAAGCACCATCTTGTGCAACCACcacagacatttgttctcaagttaaaaaagaaaaatctgattcCCATCAGGAAGGAAGTGAACAGACTTATCCGGACGTTAAGGAGATGGTTTCATGTACTGAAAAGGATTTGCAAGATTCATCGCCCAAAGGCGCAAAAGAAACTCAACCagatcttgaaattgagaataaTAATATCTCAGCTATAACCTCAAGTGAAAGCCTGAAGTATGTAAATGCTGCCCTGGAAAACTTGACGCACATTAACGATAGCCTTTCATCTAACAATCGACCACATGTGGACACTGGTGCAGTGGTCTTAGATTCAAGCAGTGTTAATGACAGTGTAGTGTGCAGCCAGGACACGAAAATCGGAGACTGTTCATCAGAGCCACAGTCCTTACCTTGTACAGCGGATATGCCTGCGGCACATGATGTCCAGTTTGAAGCAAAGACTGTTGAGCTGAATAAAGTTGATAAGCAGTCTGACTCAAGCGTTCTACTCAAACAGGAGTCGTCATGTCTAGAATCTGAGAACCAGCTGACATGTGGACAGCAAAGTATGGATCCTGTTAAAAAGAGCAGTGGAACTAAAAAGTCCCGGTGGGATATTGTCGGGCAGGACACCTCAGAGAGTGATAACTCACAGAGGACACTCAGCGCAGAGAGTAAACCGACTGTTAAAAAAGTAATCTCTGTcaaaaaaattgaattttcTAAAGATAATAACCAACAAGACTCTGAGGGTAAAGATAACATTCAACAGGAAGCCGAAACACATTCCACACCGGTAAAGCAGACTAAGATCTCTAAGCAGGAGGTTGGCTCAGACAACACATCAGTGGCcggtaaaaaaaaagaccaaagtGAGCCTTCACAAGCCAGCACCAGCATTGACCACTGTGACTTAAAACTGACGGATGAGCCTCTGCAGGTAAATGATACATCACAGGttgatgcagctgcagagatTAGGAGTTGGAACGGAAACGATGAGCAGTTGAAGGATAGTTatcaaaaatgcaaaatgacGAAGAGAACATCACTTCATCAGGATGCACTGGGAGGACTGAGTGAGGCCAGTGACAGTGACAACTCGGAGTATGACTCAGATTGTGGCGAGGCCATAAAACGACTGCACTCTGTGGTGGTGGTGCCAAAGAATTCTTCCCTAACAATGGATGCACATGACGCAGGAGCGTCTTGCAGTCCTATGAATATTTCAGAACTGCACAATGATCATATAGCACCTGATGTGAATATGCATGAAATCCCAAACCAGGTCAGCTCTCAACAAAGCCAGGGGAGTCTTCCCACTGTATTTGGAGAGAACAGTGGTCCAGCTGCTGGTGCAAATGATTTATCCAGCAGCCGTGTGTGGTGCCAGTCCCAGAGCAATATGATTGACAGCACCAGTCATTCTGAGGGGTCCAGCACCGTCAGCGCCCTGCCTTACACTGCTGGTCATATCAGTGCCCATGGAAGTGCCACAGATTCTGCCCACAGCCACGATACTTCCAGACATTGTGAACCAGGGCAGAAACAGTCTGTTTTAGGTGAGCATATGTACGCACATATAAATGACCATAGTGGACTCATATGTTGGGATTTTTCGCAACCAGAGCAGCCAAGTAGTACATACCAGCAACCTGATAGCAGTCATGGGCCACAGCTACTGAACACTAAATTGACAGGAAGCTTTTCCAAGGAACAGGAGCACAGGCAGAGTACTGTCGCCTGGAACCATCAGTCTCCAAACATGCAGACTAGCAGAAAACTCTACCTCCATGCACATGAACATTATCAGGATCCTGCAGGTGAGATCCATCCTGATTCCCTAACTAATGACCATGACGACTACAGTGGGGATAAATCATCAAATCTTAGTAAATCAGTTGTTGAATGGACTGGACTTAACATCACAGGGTCATCAAGCTTTGTACAAGGTCATGAAATAAGTAGCAATAGCAGAGGCTCTGTTGTGCCCGATCCCCCGAGAGAAGACAACTTTAGACCCCACAGAGGTCGAGGGCCTCCCAAGAAACGGCGTCCAGAGATCGAGTCGGATTCGGACAACGAGGCAGAGGCTGGCCCTGCAGGCAAAAGGGACCGTCAAGGAGAGGCTGACACCCCCAAGGAAGCTCCTGTGAAAGCTGAGGTGCTCCGTCCATCGCTCATGCTGCAGGACTTTCGAGATGCCAATAAATGGAAAGAGCATTCCAGGTCTAAAAAGATGCCCCCATACTTTGACTTGATTGAGGAAAACTTGTACTTGACTGAGAG AAAGAAGAGCAAGTCTCATCGTGATATCAAGAGGATGCAGTGTGAGTGCCCAGTGTTGCCCAGAGAGGAGCGCTCGAGGGGAGCATTAGCATGTGGGGAAGACTGTTTGAACCGGCTTTTGATGATTGAGTG CTCATCTCGGTGCTTGAATGGAGTCTACTGCTCTAATCGTCGCTTTCAGATGAAACAACATGCAGACTTTGAGGTTATCCTCACAGAAGACAAAGGCTGGGGACTGCGGGCAGCCAAAGACTTGATTCC AAACACCTTTGTACTGGAATACTGCGGTGAGGTGTTGGACCACAAGGAGTTTAAAACAAGAGTAAAAGAATACGCTCGCAACAAGAACATCCATTACTACTTCATGTCTCTGAAAAATAATGAG ATCATTGATGCCACACTGAAGGGTAACTGCTCCCGGTTTATGAACCATAGCTGCGAACCAAACTGTGAGACCCAAAAG TGGACTGTTAATGGTCAACTTAGAGTCGGGTTCTTCACCACCAAGGCTGTCCCTGCAGGAACTGAGCTGACATTTGATTATCAGTTCCAGAGATACGg CAAAGAGGCACAGAAATGCTTCTGTGGTGCACCCAGCTGCAGAGGCTTCCTGGGCGGTGAGAACAGAGTTAGCGTTCGAGCAGCTGGAGGGAAGATGAAGAAAGACCGCAGTCGAAAGAGTGCCCTCACCACG GTtgatgaggagctggaggcgTTACTGGAGAACGGAGAAGGCCTGTATGATGAGAAACAGGTGGTGTCTCTCTGCAGACTAATGGTCCGAGTGGAAACCATGGAGCAGAAACTCATCTGTCTCAAGCTCATACAA GATACTCAAAACCCATCATGCCTGAAGCAGTTTTTGGACCATCATGGATTGTCTTTGCTGTGGATCTTCATGGTGGAGCTTTCTGAAGCCAAAGGCAACAGTGCCAATAACATCAAACTGCAGTTAGAG ATTATGAAGACCCTTGGTGTGCTTCCCATCTCGACTAAAAACATGTTAGAGGAGAGCAGAGTCCTGACCTTCATTCAGCGATGGGCCCAGACAAAAACTCTCCTTCACCCTGCAGAGATGGACGGCTACTCCAGTGAGAACACCTCCCGCGCTCAAACACCCCTTAACACTCCCGATGGGTCCTCCACCAAAATGGGACCAGAGTTGGACGCCGACGCCTCCAAACCTGCTGTGTTCCGCCGCCTTAAAATCATCAGTGAGAACAGTCTGGACAGTGCACTCTCTGACGCCAGCAAAGCTTCTGAtgggaaggaggaggatgatgaagatgacgatgaggaagaagatgaaCCCTCGCACGCAGGACTTCCTGATAGCAAACAGTTGAAGGCAGACCCAGTGTTTGAAGCTGCAGATCCAACAAAAGATgcaacagaggagacagagaaggaggtcaaagaggagacagaggagaaagaggaaaatgaggagaaagtggaaaaagaggagaaagaggaagaggcagcAATGAGTTCAAGCAGCCAGGACCAAGCTCAAATTGAggaggtaaatgaaaaaatggaGCTGGATTTGGAGAAAAAGGACATTGAGATGAAAGAGGACACAAGTGAGGTTCTGAAGGATGAACTTCAGACTGAGTCAAAGGAAACTAGTGAGGAACAGGAACATGTGGTGGAGCAGACCAGTCTGGAAGTGACAGAAAAGGCTGAACTGGAAAGTGACCAGTCCGCCGTAAAAATTACTGAACCAGAAAGTCATCCCATCAAAACAGAAGTTGCTGATCTTCCATCTGAGCAGCCTTTAGAGCAGATGGAAcctcagacagagacacaagagGCTGACAAACCTCTTGGCAATGAGGTTCAACCTGGTGAATCTGCTACTGATGTTCTCCCAAGCACTGAGATCCCAGAAGCCACTATGTCCTCTGAGGTCACAGTAGCCCCCGTAGACCCATCAGTGATAGGAACTCCttctcaggatgaagaggaaggtgtCTCTGAtgtagagagtgagagaagtcaAGAGCCGCAGCTCAATGCTTTGGACATTTGCGGCATGGCTACCAGGCTTCTGGAGAGCTGGAAGGATCTAAAG GAGGTGTACAGAATACCAAAGAAGAGTCAGGTGGAAAAGGAAGCAAATG ATCGTAGTCGAGATCGAGACACAGCCTTGACGCCGCGCACCACCTCTGGTAGCCGAGAAAGGGAgcgggagaaggagagagaacgcgacagagagagagattatgaCAGAGAtcgagacagagatagagatagagatCGAGAccgagacagagacagagacagagatcgAGACTGGGACAGGGATCGGGATCGGGATCGTGACCGCGACCGTGATCGTGCCTCTGACAAAACTCCCCGAAGCTCTGAAAGACGGAGGAGACGCTCGGCAtctccaccaccatcatcctACGAAAGAAGCAGCAGACGCACTGAGGAACG GTTTGATCCATCAAACAGCAACAAGACACCAAGGGGAGTTGGTGGCAAGGAACGCAACAAGTTGTCTACAGAGGAACGTAGAAAACTGTTTGAGCAGGAGGTTGCCCAGCGGgaagcccagaaacaacagcagcagctacaacaacagcagcagcagcagcagcagcagcttcagactATGGCTTATGACCCTGCTCTGGCTTATGCCTCTAGCCCTGGCTTCATCACCTACCCTCCTGGATATCCCATCCAGACCTTTGTGGATCCCACCAACCCCAATGCAGGCAAAGTACTACTCCCTACCCCTGCAGTCGAACCCACCCTGAACTATGAAGAGACCCCTCCTCAGCGTCTTGTCTCAGACCTGGGTCTTACCTCTCCATCCTCCACTTCCCAAGCCACTCCAGTCTCCAATCTCCCTCAGCACATCACCACCGCCAACCTCACCACTGGAACCCCCCAGCAGTATGCCCAGCCAACTGTAGCAACCCAGGATGGAGGTGTAGCTGTCCTCTCTGTACCGGCCCAGACAGCCCCTCAAGTTCAGAGCCAGCAGAGCTACACCACTCTTTGGGACCCAACCACTCAGCAAGCAGTGACCGTGCAGACCCAGCCAGCGCAACAGTATGCCACAGCTCCTGCACAGGCCCAGACACAGACAGCTATCTATTACCAGGGCCAGCCATGCCAAACCATTTACAGCATCCCTACCGCCTACCCACAGGCTAACACTCCAGTCATACAG gcGTACACTGAACCCACAACCAGCTACCTTCATGGCCAGTCCGTGTATCCTGCCCATCAACAGGGAGTGGTGGTGCAGCAGGGAGGCACTGTCACCACCATCGTCACATCCCAAACTGTGCAACAG GAAATGATTGTTCCCAACAATGTGATAGATCTtcctccaccctctcctcccaaacCTAAAACTATCGTCCTACCTCCCAACTGGAAAGTGGCTCGGGATCCTGAAGGCAAGATCTACTACTACCACATTGCCACAAG GCAAACGCAGTGGGACCCTCCCACCTGGGATGGGAGTAGCGACAACACTAGTGTGGACCATGAATCTGAGATGGACCTGGGAAC